The Rutidosis leptorrhynchoides isolate AG116_Rl617_1_P2 unplaced genomic scaffold, CSIRO_AGI_Rlap_v1 contig509, whole genome shotgun sequence genome contains a region encoding:
- the LOC139884140 gene encoding protein ACCELERATED CELL DEATH 6-like, whose protein sequence is MCRTLPETRSPDSDTISLSDSFSDQDQIMDIDLFRAASKGDVDSSAYTLLHVAAELGNDEIVRPIADHSPSLVFNRNLEGDTPLHVAAKSGRSSVVTFLQTGLDLVVLDSDQDLAQSSSSSSSSSREADQLLRIRNNKGNTALHEALIHSHSEVAENLVEADPQVSFYLNYEEKSPLFLAAHLGYGTCLISMLMMPSPSYERLKGNPAIHAAIHKAATKRRRTYIIDILLEKEPKFISSRDGKAWNWTPLHYAPYLGYLDGVRCLLARSISEAVQRDLFGRFPIHLASWMGHVHVVELILQFCPYPTEMISFHGENILHVAARNGKLNVVDYVLKRPELEKLINQRMKYGDTPLHLATVFMHPKIVSTLTWDKRVSLNSINNKGKTSLGIAEGRIGMAASFRETINTAKTIYHEPKVPFNIQYYKDRVNTLLLVATLVATVTFAAGFTVPGGYSSDNSGKQEGMAVFLRQDCFKLFVFSDMIAMYSSVMVVVILICLP, encoded by the exons ATGTGCAGAACGCTTCCTGAAACAAGGAGTCCTGATTCTGATACAATTTCATTGTCCGATTCGTTTTCAGATCAGGATCAAATCATGGACATTGACTTGTTTCGAGCTGCTTCAAAAGGCGAT GTTGACTCCTCTGCATATACATTGCTCCATGTAGCTGCTGAGCTCGGTAATGACGAAATTGTTAGACCTATAGCCGATCACTCCCCTTCCCTTGTCTTCAATCGAAACTTGGAAGGAGATACGCCTCTACACGTTGCTGCAAAGTCTGGACGTTCTTCTGTTGTGACATTTCTCCAGACGGGCCTGGACCTGGTGGTTCTCGATTCCGATCAAGACCTAGCTCAGTCGTCTTCCTCCTCCTCCTCATCATCCAGAGAGGCTGACCAGCTACTAAGGATaagaaataacaaaggaaacactGCATTGCATGAGGCTTTGATACATTCTCATTCAGAGGTAGCTGAGAATTTGGTTGAGGCAGATCCTCAAGTTTCATTTTATCTAAACTATGAAGAAAAGTCTCCTCTCTTTCTGGCCGCTCATTTGGGTTATGGAACGTGTTTGATATCTATGTTGATGATGCCTTCTCCATCTTACGAGAGGCTCAAAGGGAACCCAGCGATACATGCTGCCATTCATAAAGCGGCTACTAAAAGGAGAAGAACAT ATATCATAGATATTCTGTTGGAGAAGGAGCCAAAGTTCATAAGTTCAAGAGATGGAAAAGCCTGGAACTGGACCCCACTTCACTATGCACCCTACCTTGGATATCTTGATGGTGTTCGTTGTTTATTAGCCAGATCGATCTCTGAAGCTGTCCAGAGGGATCTGTTTGGCCGTTTTCCAATCCACCTTGCATCTTGGATGGGTCATGTTCATGTAGTCGAATTAATACTTCAGTTTTGCCCTTATCCTACAGAGATGATCAGTTTTCACGGAGAGAACATTCTTCATGTTGCTGCAAGGAATGGAAAACTAAATGTAGTTGATTATGTCCTTAAAAGGCCTGAGCTTGAGAAACTTATAAACCAGAGGATGAAGTATGGCGACACACCCTTGCATTTGGCCACTGTGTTCATGCATCCAAAGATTGTCAGCACGTTGACATGGGATAAGAGAGTGTCATTAAACTCGATAAATAACAAGGGAAAGACATCCTTGGGCATTGCTGAAGGCCGCATTGGAATGGCTGCCTCTTTCCGAGAG ACCATCAACACAGCCAAGACAATTTATCACGAGCCTAAAGTGCCATTCAACATCCAATATTACAAAGACAGGGTGAATACTCTTCTACTAGTTGCGACGCTTGTTGCAACCGTCACATTTGCAGCCGGTTTCACAGTGCCAGGTGGATACAGTTCCGATAATAGCGGTAAACAAGAAGGAATGGCAGTCTTTCTAAGACAGGATTGTTTCAAGTTGTTCGTTTTCTCTGACATGATAGCTATGTATAGCTCTGTTATGGTGGTGGTGATCCTTATTTGTTTG CCATGA
- the LOC139884133 gene encoding NDR1/HIN1-like protein 13 — protein sequence MTWFAAIFCAIFWVLVILGGIIVLIVYLVFRPRSPRFDVSTATLNAAYLDVGNLLNADLTVLANFTNPNKKVSVDFSYVTLDVSFANTLIATRYVPPFKAKRADSMLADVHMVTSQVRLSVQESELLKRQIANNRVKFEVRGIFHARSTLGNILGYSYKLYTTCNIELTGPPTGVLRSSKCKTKR from the coding sequence ATGACATGGTTTGCCGCCATCTTCTGCGCAATATTTTGGGTACTAGTAATTCTAGGAGGCATAATCGTGCTAATAGTTTATCTCGTGTTCCGGCCACGTAGCCCGAGATTCGACGTTTCGACGGCAACCCTTAATGCAGCCTATCTGGACGTCGGAAACCTACTGAATGCTGATCTGACGGTGTTAGCAAACTTCACCAATCCAAACAAGAAGGTTAGCGTGGACTTCAGTTATGTGACACTCGACGTGAGTTTTGCCAACACGCTTATAGCTACACGTTATGTCCCGCCGTTTAAGGCAAAAAGGGCTGACTCGATGCTCGCAGATGTACATATGGTGACCAGTCAAGTTCGGCTTTCGGTACAAGAGAGTGAGCTGCTCAAGAGACAGATTGCAAATAATAGAGTTAAGTTTGAAGTAAGAGGAATTTTTCATGCAAGATCGACATTGGGAAACATATTAGGATATTCTTACAAGTTGTATACTACTTGTAACATTGAGCTAACTGGTCCTCCCACCGGGGTTTTAAGATCAAGCAAGTGCAAAACAAAACGATGA
- the LOC139884141 gene encoding uncharacterized protein: protein MNHTLGATRLIYRARIASLVKSGLIDQAIHLFDEMSQSNCRIFGVDYNRFIGVLVSHSRFELAEHYYNEMGRQGFCSTPFTYSRFISALCRVKNYTLLDRLLGDMEKLGALPDIWAFNIYLDFLCKENNVELALKVFHSLVERGRDPDVVTYTIIIHGLCKVSELDLAVQFWRNMIENGFRPDNKACTALAVGLCDGGKVDVAYELTLGSMKGSVQFGVLFYNALISGFCKIGRADKAASIKSFMKRNGCEPDVVTYNVILNYCSNELKLEEAEKLMKTMERSGIEPNVYSYNSLLKGLCKAKRIEKAYPLVKKMETIGLCDVVSYNTLIEAYCKGNDTRMACTLFEQMARKGIVPDVVTFTILIKAFLREGSSDIAKKLLDQMTGMGLLPDCIFYTTLIVHLCQSGKIENACDVFFDMLKQGIPPDIVSYNALINGFCKSSRVTEAMHLFKEMKSRGTHPDELTFSFIIKGLIQEKKLSAACEVWDQMMEEGFTLDAAVTDILVNAIHSTDHPKNNNWSVPLNLLQGVHGGIPFTAHYCSIHSIVLMFFPSDLH from the coding sequence ATGAATCACACTCTGGGCGCAACTCGCCTCATATACCGTGCACGAATTGCGAGTCTCGTCAAATCAGGCTTAATCGATCAGGCAATCCACCTGTTCGACGAAATGTCTCAATCAAACTGCCGCATTTTCGGGGTCGACTACAATCGGTTCATTGGCGTATTAGTTAGTCACTCCCGATTCGAATTAGCCGAGCATTACTACAACGAGATGGGTCGTCAAGGTTTCTGCTCCACTCCCTTCACTTACTCTCGCTTCATTTCTGCGTTATGCAGGGTCAAAAACTACACCCTTCTTGACAGATTGCTGGGCGACATGGAAAAGCTCGGTGCATTGCCTGatatttgggcttttaatatttaCTTGGATTTTTTGTGCAAGGAGAATAATGTGGAGTTGGCTTTGAAGGTATTTCATAGTTTGGTTGAGAGAGGGAGAGACCCTGATGTTGTAACGTATACTATAATAATTCATGGGTTGTGTAAAGTTTCGGAACTTGATCTTGCCGTTCAGTTTTGGAGAAACATGATTGAAAATGGGTTTCGACCAGATAATAAAGCATGTACTGCACTTGCTGTTGGTTTGTGTGATGGTGGCAAGGTTGATGTAGCTTATGAGCTGACTCTTGGTTCAATGAAGGGTAGTGTTCAGTTCGGTGTATTGTTTTATAATGCATTGATTAGTGGATTTTGTAAAATTGGTAGGGCCGACAAGGCAGCATCGATTAAGTCTTTTATGAAGAGAAATGGGTGTGAGCCAGATGTGGTTACGTACAATGTAATATTGAATTACTGTAGCAATGAGCTTAAGTTGGAGGAAGCTGAGAAATTGATGAAGACAATGGAGCGGAGTGGGATAGAACCCAATGTATATAGTTATAATTCGCTCCTCAAGGGTCTTTGTAAAGCTAAGAGGATAGAGAAAGCCTATCCATTGGTGAAAAAAATGGAGACGATAGGGTTATGCGATGTGGTTTCCTATAATACTCTTATTGAAGCATATTGTAAGGGGAATGATACTAGAATGGCTTGTACACTATTTGAGCAAATGGCGAGGAAGGGGATTGTGCCTGACGTTGTAACATTTACAATTCTCATAAAAGCTTTTCTTAGAGAAGGTAGTTCTGATATAGCGAAGAAACTTCTTGATCAGATGACAGGCATGGGTCTGTTGCCTGATTGCATATTTTACACTACCCTTATTGTCCACCTGTGTCAATCAGGGAAAATTGAAAATGCTTGTGATGTTTTCTTTGACATGTTAAAGCAGGGAATTCCCCCTGACATAGTCTCATACAATGCACTCATTAATGGCTTTTGCAAATCTTCTAGAGTAACTGAGGCCATGCATCTTTTCAAGGAAATGAAGAGTAGAGGAACCCATCCTGATGAATTAACATTCTCTTTCATCATTAAAGGGCTCATACAGGAAAAGAAGCTTTCTGCTGCTTGTGAAGTGTGGGATCAAATGATGGAGGAAGGCTTTACCCTTGATGCAGCTGTTACTGACATACTAGTTAATGCCATCCATTCAACAGATCATCCGAAAAATAATAATTGGTCAGTACCTCTCAATCTTCTTCAAGGAGTTCATGGTGGAATTCCTTTTACGGCACATTATTGTTCCATCCATTCGATTGTACTCATGTTTTTTCCATCTGACCTCCATTAG